A single genomic interval of Mucilaginibacter robiniae harbors:
- a CDS encoding flavin monoamine oxidase family protein: MEQANILVIGAGAAGLMAAYTLAKAGKRVTVLEACNRTGGRIHTIDRASFFKHAELGAEFVHGNLPLTLGLLQQANIAYHPIGGEMWQYRAGTFTQDAGMIEGWDLLMKKMNAQQEDATLNEFLEQHFVDPKFEELKDSVRRYAGGYDTGDPDRISVLALQREWQNEDEDAQYRIEGGYCALIQYLVAEFKAAGGAIYLNAPVKEVHWQPGQVKVYTADKEQYEAKQIILALPLGVWQAPADTHGAISFSPGIDAQTEALQQLGFGSVIKILLRFDTIFWEDEVTEELVGHSLKNMEFLFSDEVVPTWWTQLPQHTALLTGWLAGPASQQWANASPEEILQQSLQSLAHVFNRSPEELKAHLIAWHVANWTAEPYTRGSYTYDTVQTPQALQVLSEPIADTIYLAGEFMYQGTAMGTVEAALVSGRNAVQKILGLI; encoded by the coding sequence ATGGAACAGGCGAATATACTTGTTATTGGGGCTGGTGCGGCCGGACTGATGGCAGCTTATACCTTGGCTAAAGCAGGCAAGCGGGTTACTGTATTGGAAGCTTGCAACCGTACTGGTGGCCGTATTCACACTATTGATCGTGCTTCGTTTTTTAAACATGCTGAATTGGGTGCCGAGTTTGTACATGGTAACTTACCGCTAACTTTGGGGTTATTGCAGCAGGCCAACATTGCGTATCATCCTATCGGCGGTGAAATGTGGCAGTACCGTGCAGGTACCTTTACTCAGGATGCAGGCATGATTGAAGGATGGGATTTGTTGATGAAAAAAATGAATGCCCAGCAGGAAGATGCTACGCTAAATGAGTTTTTGGAGCAGCATTTTGTTGATCCTAAATTTGAAGAACTTAAAGATTCAGTGCGGCGGTATGCTGGTGGCTATGACACTGGGGACCCAGACCGGATTAGTGTGCTGGCTTTACAACGCGAATGGCAAAATGAAGACGAAGATGCACAATACAGGATTGAAGGTGGTTACTGTGCTTTAATACAATATTTGGTTGCTGAGTTTAAGGCGGCTGGTGGTGCTATATATTTGAATGCTCCGGTTAAGGAAGTACATTGGCAGCCCGGCCAGGTAAAGGTATATACCGCGGATAAAGAACAGTATGAGGCCAAGCAGATAATTTTAGCATTGCCCTTAGGTGTTTGGCAGGCTCCTGCTGATACCCATGGTGCAATTTCCTTTTCTCCTGGCATTGACGCACAAACAGAAGCTTTGCAGCAATTGGGCTTTGGTTCCGTTATTAAAATATTGTTGCGGTTTGATACTATTTTTTGGGAAGATGAGGTTACTGAAGAGTTGGTGGGGCATAGTTTAAAAAACATGGAGTTTTTATTCAGCGACGAAGTGGTGCCTACCTGGTGGACTCAATTACCGCAACATACCGCTTTACTTACCGGGTGGTTAGCCGGACCTGCATCACAGCAATGGGCAAATGCTTCACCTGAAGAGATTTTACAGCAGAGTTTACAATCATTAGCTCATGTTTTTAACCGGAGCCCGGAAGAATTAAAAGCCCATCTGATTGCCTGGCATGTAGCTAACTGGACGGCCGAACCTTATACACGAGGCTCGTACACGTATGATACAGTGCAAACCCCACAAGCTTTACAGGTATTGAGCGAACCAATAGCAGACACTATTTATCTGGCTGGTGAGTTCATGTACCAGGGTACAGCTATGGGCACAGTGGAGGCAGCGTTGGTGAGCGGCAGAAATGCAGTCCAGAAAATATTGGGTTTAATTTAA
- a CDS encoding LysR family transcriptional regulator has protein sequence MNVALHHFKLVDTIFKEGTLTKAASTLNLTQSALSHQLKELESTLEIEVFHRQGKRLHLSEEGFRFLKSAEKILAEIKQLEEDLQNLKNGNTGKLNISLQCYTAYHWLPFIVKHYKTQFPAINIHIASEATRRPLEYLLRGEVDVAIVRTQIVNTKIKYEAVFEDQLIAVVPADHPLAARTHIEIADFENQELILPLYDPSYQDTPVIESQIQVQQVKPKTLHRIHYTDATLEMVKAGLGITVMADWIVKPYLEGTNLVTLPLPEKIARRTWYAATCRQTPAVEYFIECLKMYFADEPENEDRKLLLV, from the coding sequence ATGAATGTTGCACTGCATCACTTTAAATTAGTAGATACCATATTTAAAGAAGGTACGCTTACTAAAGCTGCCTCTACTTTAAACTTAACGCAGTCGGCACTTAGCCATCAATTGAAAGAATTGGAAAGCACACTGGAAATAGAAGTATTTCACAGGCAGGGTAAAAGATTGCATTTATCTGAAGAAGGGTTTCGCTTTTTAAAAAGTGCCGAAAAAATTCTGGCAGAAATTAAGCAACTGGAAGAAGATTTACAGAACTTGAAAAATGGCAATACCGGCAAATTGAATATCAGCTTGCAGTGCTACACTGCTTACCATTGGTTGCCTTTTATTGTTAAACATTATAAAACACAATTTCCGGCCATTAATATTCATATTGCTTCTGAAGCAACCCGTAGGCCGCTTGAGTATTTATTGCGTGGTGAAGTGGATGTTGCTATAGTACGAACTCAGATAGTAAATACTAAAATCAAATACGAGGCTGTATTTGAAGACCAATTAATTGCTGTAGTACCTGCGGACCATCCGTTAGCGGCAAGAACCCATATTGAGATTGCTGATTTTGAAAACCAAGAACTGATTTTGCCTTTGTATGACCCATCATACCAGGACACTCCTGTTATTGAAAGTCAGATACAGGTACAACAGGTAAAGCCCAAAACGCTGCACCGTATACATTATACAGATGCTACGCTAGAAATGGTAAAAGCGGGTTTAGGTATTACTGTTATGGCAGATTGGATTGTAAAGCCCTACTTAGAAGGTACTAATTTAGTTACCTTGCCCCTGCCTGAAAAAATAGCCCGACGCACCTGGTATGCAGCTACCTGCCGCCAAACACCGGCGGTTGAATATTTTATAGAATGTTTGAAAATGTACTTTGCCGATGAACCTGAAAACGAAGACAGGAAGTTGTTATTAGTTTAA
- a CDS encoding ABC transporter permease, with amino-acid sequence MLKNYFKTALRSLLKNKSFTLINIIGLAIGISAAIVIYLVVQYDFSFEKFQPDGNRIYRIVSDISFQGEVSHNSGVPVPLNKVINGITGVQAAAPFHVYSEGDARVSIPTIHNTPTVFKNADNILVCDQKYFSFIPYHWMAGTAVTALQQPNSVVLTASRAKMYFPGMQPKQTLNKVIVYDDTLRLSVTGIVADLDANTDFKFHDFISYTTFKNEAISSTGGDMDGTSGVGAWGHTSSFDQLFIKVNQQAAVKNIKQQLDALITKNTNRSSKATEAHVFKLQPLSDLHFNTDFDNFDQRVANKSVLYSLLGVAAFLLLLGCINFINLTTAQASQRAKEIGIRKTVGGTRLQLVAQLLTETFLLTLAATLISVFLAIYLIKAFSSFIPAGITYHQLFSWPILLFAVLLMVVITLLAGFYPALILSGYQPVQIIKSQHGMPNVKGNALMLRKSLTVFQFAIALFFIMTTLLVGKQIHYIVNKDLGFKKDAVLYIRTPVNSANTDLKQVYCNKLKAIPQIENLGFGGDAPSSPNSHSTTFRYTNGKTEHENDVELKFADTNYLNVYHIKLLAGRNLQAQDSTSNFIINQTYAKLLGFNKPEQAVGQLVTVDHKREQIIGVVADFYQKSLHQAIKPMVLCYGRSGKNMRTIHIALKPQMAGAESWKAALAQMQNAWQQVFPDNDFEFRFVDESIARFYKAEQNTAQLLNWATVISILISCLGLLGLAIFTTNQRTKEIGIRKVMGAGISQIIALLTTDFVKLIVIGFVIALPFAWYAMNQWLQDYAYHTSISIWIFALAIIIVLLIALLSMSVQTFKAATANPIKSLRSE; translated from the coding sequence ATGCTAAAAAACTACTTTAAAACTGCCCTTCGTAGCTTATTAAAAAACAAGTCGTTTACGCTGATTAACATTATCGGGTTAGCTATAGGCATTAGTGCAGCTATTGTAATTTACTTGGTAGTACAGTATGATTTCAGCTTTGAAAAGTTTCAGCCCGATGGTAACCGTATTTATCGCATAGTGTCTGATATTTCTTTTCAAGGTGAAGTAAGCCACAATTCCGGCGTTCCGGTCCCACTCAATAAAGTTATTAATGGTATAACAGGAGTACAAGCAGCAGCACCTTTTCATGTATATAGTGAAGGTGATGCTCGTGTTAGTATTCCCACCATCCACAATACACCTACAGTTTTCAAGAATGCAGACAACATTTTAGTATGTGATCAAAAGTATTTCAGCTTTATACCTTATCACTGGATGGCCGGTACGGCAGTTACAGCATTACAGCAGCCCAATAGTGTAGTGCTTACAGCTAGTCGCGCCAAAATGTATTTTCCAGGTATGCAGCCTAAGCAAACTCTGAACAAGGTGATTGTTTACGACGATACCTTGCGCTTGAGTGTAACAGGTATTGTAGCCGATCTGGATGCAAATACAGACTTTAAGTTCCACGATTTTATTAGTTATACTACGTTTAAAAACGAAGCCATAAGTTCTACTGGAGGGGATATGGATGGAACGTCGGGTGTGGGTGCTTGGGGGCATACTTCTTCATTCGACCAGCTTTTTATTAAAGTCAATCAACAAGCTGCTGTAAAAAATATCAAACAGCAATTAGATGCCCTGATTACTAAAAATACAAACCGCAGTAGCAAGGCTACCGAAGCGCATGTTTTTAAATTACAACCATTAAGTGATCTGCACTTTAATACTGATTTTGACAACTTTGATCAGCGTGTGGCGAATAAATCTGTATTGTACAGTTTGCTGGGTGTTGCCGCTTTTTTGTTATTGCTGGGGTGTATTAACTTTATTAATTTAACTACTGCGCAAGCATCGCAACGGGCGAAAGAGATAGGCATCCGCAAAACTGTAGGCGGAACCCGGTTGCAATTAGTAGCGCAACTCTTGACCGAAACATTTTTGTTAACGCTTGCTGCTACTCTAATCTCTGTTTTTCTGGCTATATACTTAATTAAGGCATTCAGCAGTTTCATACCTGCTGGAATTACGTATCATCAACTGTTTAGTTGGCCTATATTATTGTTTGCTGTTTTATTAATGGTTGTAATTACCTTACTAGCCGGGTTTTATCCAGCTCTGATATTATCGGGGTATCAGCCTGTTCAAATTATAAAAAGCCAGCACGGGATGCCCAATGTTAAAGGTAATGCTTTAATGCTGCGCAAATCGCTTACGGTGTTTCAATTTGCTATAGCCTTGTTTTTTATCATGACTACTTTGTTAGTAGGCAAGCAAATTCATTATATAGTTAACAAAGATTTAGGCTTTAAGAAGGACGCCGTTTTATACATCCGTACTCCGGTAAATAGTGCAAATACCGACTTAAAGCAGGTATATTGTAATAAACTAAAAGCCATACCTCAAATTGAGAATTTAGGTTTTGGTGGCGATGCACCTTCTTCCCCTAATTCGCATTCTACTACTTTCAGGTACACTAATGGCAAAACCGAGCATGAAAATGACGTAGAATTAAAGTTTGCGGACACGAATTACTTGAATGTATACCATATTAAACTTTTGGCTGGCCGCAACCTACAGGCGCAAGATAGTACGAGTAACTTCATTATTAATCAAACCTATGCTAAATTGTTAGGCTTTAATAAACCAGAACAAGCTGTAGGGCAGTTGGTAACGGTAGATCATAAGCGAGAACAAATAATAGGCGTAGTGGCAGACTTCTACCAAAAATCTTTACACCAAGCCATTAAGCCTATGGTTTTATGCTATGGCCGTTCAGGTAAAAACATGCGCACCATACATATTGCTTTAAAGCCGCAAATGGCAGGGGCAGAAAGTTGGAAAGCAGCTTTAGCACAAATGCAAAATGCTTGGCAGCAGGTTTTTCCAGATAACGATTTTGAGTTTAGGTTTGTGGATGAAAGTATTGCCAGGTTTTACAAGGCTGAGCAAAATACAGCACAATTACTCAACTGGGCTACCGTAATATCTATCCTGATTAGCTGTTTAGGGTTACTAGGGTTGGCTATTTTTACTACTAACCAGCGTACCAAGGAGATTGGCATTCGCAAAGTTATGGGAGCTGGCATAAGCCAGATTATAGCCTTACTTACAACAGATTTTGTTAAGTTGATTGTGATTGGGTTTGTAATAGCTTTACCCTTTGCCTGGTATGCCATGAACCAATGGTTGCAGGATTATGCCTATCATACCAGCATCAGTATATGGATATTTGCTTTAGCTATAATTATAGTTTTGTTAATTGCTTTATTGTCTATGAGTGTTCAAACGTTTAAAGCAGCTACTGCTAACCCCATTAAAAGTTTACGCAGCGAATAA
- a CDS encoding HAD family hydrolase, which yields MPIKVIAFDADDTLWVNEPYFRNTEEKFYNLFNEYLPAHEIERELMRIEIGNLPLYGYGIKGFVLSMMETALQITGNHVNAEAVNKILDLGKEMLNEPIELLEGVEEVLQALHPHYRLVVATKGDLLDQERKLKKSGLAHYFHHIEIMSEKDETSYLKLIRHLDIQPDELLMIGNSLKSDIIPVLNVGGHAIHVPYHITWVHEQVEKQVEHDHFKSVTHIKEALPYLIS from the coding sequence ATGCCCATTAAAGTAATTGCCTTTGATGCCGATGATACCCTTTGGGTAAATGAACCCTATTTCAGGAATACAGAAGAAAAGTTCTATAATTTGTTTAACGAGTATCTGCCTGCACATGAAATTGAGCGGGAGCTGATGAGAATAGAAATTGGCAACCTGCCCCTGTATGGTTACGGTATTAAAGGCTTTGTCTTATCCATGATGGAAACCGCTTTGCAAATTACTGGCAACCACGTTAATGCTGAAGCGGTAAACAAAATATTGGACTTAGGCAAAGAAATGCTGAATGAGCCAATTGAATTGCTAGAAGGCGTTGAAGAAGTTTTGCAAGCTTTACACCCACATTACCGACTGGTAGTTGCCACCAAAGGCGACTTGCTAGACCAAGAACGAAAACTCAAAAAATCGGGCTTGGCGCATTACTTTCACCATATTGAAATTATGTCGGAAAAAGATGAAACCAGTTACCTGAAACTTATACGCCACCTGGATATACAACCAGATGAATTGTTAATGATTGGCAATTCCCTCAAATCAGACATCATTCCGGTACTGAACGTTGGAGGCCATGCCATACATGTACCTTACCATATTACTTGGGTACACGAGCAGGTAGAAAAGCAGGTTGAACACGATCACTTTAAAAGTGTAACCCACATTAAAGAGGCTTTACCTTATCTAATAAGCTAA
- a CDS encoding MBL fold metallo-hydrolase — translation MTITFLGTGTSQGVPVIACDCEVCTSTDRHDKRLRSSIMIEEQDTNIVIDTGPDFRYQMLREHVMHLDAVVFTHEHKDHIGGLDDIRAFNFRQQKAMDVYATPRVQEALKREYSYIFSEYKYPGIPEINLHTIGLKPFDIGQLHFIPIEVLHYKLPVLGFRIRNFTYITDAKTISEQEKAKIKGSKILVVNALQKQAHISHFTLSEAIAFAQEMGAETTYFTHISHRLGKHAEISQELPPGIKLAYDGLKIEL, via the coding sequence GTGACCATTACTTTTTTAGGAACCGGAACTTCACAGGGAGTACCTGTAATAGCATGCGACTGTGAAGTATGCACATCAACCGATAGGCATGATAAGCGTTTGCGCTCTTCTATCATGATTGAGGAGCAAGACACCAACATAGTTATTGATACGGGGCCCGATTTCCGTTATCAAATGCTGCGTGAGCATGTAATGCACCTGGATGCCGTAGTATTTACTCATGAGCATAAAGACCATATTGGCGGTTTAGATGATATTCGTGCTTTTAACTTCAGGCAGCAAAAGGCTATGGATGTGTATGCTACGCCTCGGGTACAGGAAGCACTAAAACGGGAATATTCTTATATTTTTTCTGAATACAAATATCCCGGCATTCCCGAAATAAACCTGCATACCATAGGTTTAAAGCCTTTTGATATTGGCCAACTGCACTTTATCCCAATTGAAGTATTACATTATAAACTGCCGGTATTAGGTTTCCGTATCCGGAACTTTACTTACATCACAGATGCTAAAACCATCAGCGAGCAAGAAAAAGCCAAAATTAAAGGGAGCAAAATATTAGTTGTAAATGCATTGCAAAAGCAAGCACACATTTCACATTTTACCTTAAGTGAAGCTATTGCGTTTGCACAGGAAATGGGCGCTGAAACTACTTACTTTACTCACATTAGCCACCGCTTGGGTAAACATGCAGAAATATCACAAGAATTGCCACCAGGCATAAAGCTGGCGTATGATGGACTGAAAATTGAATTATAG
- a CDS encoding TolC family protein, with the protein MFNKIAIRLYIVIAGMFFSATVTAQVKALGMKEAIELGVDNYPAIKAKQSQLKSSRAYLSETKTEYLPDFNLSAQQDYGTINGQNGPLFGYRGLAVASSGPAQTTQNWNAAFGALYLTNVNWDFFAFGRAIEKVKVQKMVVNRDTADLGQQVFQHKIRIAAAYLNVLAAQRLVAVQQDNLNRTLEIQKVVVTRVKNGLNPGVDSSFVNAQVSNARILLNNAQQNEQEQVNQLSQYLGLAPTPQDYILDSTFATKSPAVPDPPARVRLENHPFLQFYQSRINVSNEQARYQRTFAYPTFTLFGVFQGRGSGFQAVLSTTQPVPYTSSYGSGVDPTRFNYLAGVAVVWNVSTIFRTRYQVRSQKLTSEQYRNEYDLTNQQLINQQVFAETRISNAVKNAKEAPVEIKAANDAFNQKTALYRNGLATITDYAEALFALNRAETDSFIAFNNVWQALLFKSAATGDFSIFINNF; encoded by the coding sequence ATGTTTAACAAAATAGCAATTCGCTTATATATCGTAATTGCTGGTATGTTTTTTAGTGCAACGGTTACAGCACAGGTAAAAGCTTTGGGAATGAAAGAAGCTATTGAACTTGGAGTTGACAACTATCCCGCCATTAAAGCAAAGCAAAGCCAGCTTAAATCATCCAGGGCTTATCTATCTGAAACGAAAACAGAATATCTGCCTGATTTCAACCTTTCTGCACAACAAGATTATGGTACCATCAACGGGCAAAACGGGCCGCTGTTTGGTTATCGTGGTTTAGCAGTAGCATCTTCGGGGCCGGCACAAACCACGCAGAACTGGAATGCCGCATTTGGTGCTTTATATTTAACTAATGTAAACTGGGACTTCTTTGCTTTCGGCAGAGCTATCGAAAAGGTTAAAGTACAAAAAATGGTAGTTAACCGTGATACTGCCGATTTAGGTCAACAAGTATTTCAACATAAAATCAGAATAGCTGCAGCTTACCTGAATGTGTTGGCCGCTCAGCGCTTGGTAGCCGTACAGCAAGATAACTTGAACCGTACTTTAGAAATACAGAAAGTAGTAGTAACTCGAGTAAAAAACGGTTTAAATCCCGGTGTTGATTCTTCGTTTGTTAATGCACAGGTTTCTAATGCACGCATTTTGTTAAATAATGCGCAGCAAAACGAGCAAGAGCAGGTAAATCAACTTTCGCAATACTTAGGTTTGGCACCTACACCCCAGGATTATATTCTGGATAGTACGTTTGCTACTAAATCGCCTGCCGTGCCCGATCCGCCTGCACGTGTTCGGTTAGAAAACCACCCTTTCCTGCAATTTTATCAAAGCCGCATTAATGTAAGTAATGAGCAGGCACGCTATCAGCGTACTTTCGCTTATCCAACTTTTACATTGTTCGGCGTGTTTCAAGGGCGTGGTTCCGGTTTTCAGGCAGTTTTGAGTACCACACAACCAGTTCCTTATACCAGCAGCTATGGCAGTGGGGTTGATCCAACACGGTTCAATTATCTGGCTGGTGTAGCAGTAGTATGGAATGTGAGTACCATATTCAGAACCCGCTACCAGGTACGCTCGCAGAAGCTGACATCAGAACAGTACCGGAATGAGTACGATTTAACCAACCAGCAATTAATAAACCAGCAGGTATTTGCTGAAACACGTATCAGTAATGCTGTAAAAAATGCAAAAGAAGCACCGGTAGAAATTAAAGCTGCTAATGATGCTTTCAACCAAAAAACGGCATTGTACCGCAATGGCCTAGCTACCATCACTGATTATGCCGAAGCCTTATTCGCGCTAAACCGTGCCGAAACCGATAGTTTTATTGCCTTCAACAATGTTTGGCAGGCATTGCTGTTTAAATCGGCTGCCACAGGCGATTTTTCCATATTCATTAACAATTTTTAA
- a CDS encoding efflux RND transporter permease subunit: MGLIKGALQRPITVLVLVAGLFFFGINAVRSIKIDIFPDLNLPVIYVSHPYGGYTPNQMESYFGKQYVNLLLYVSGVKSIETRNIQGLTLIKLTFYEGTNMAQAAAEVTAYTNRAQAIFPPGTQPPFILRFDASTLPVGQLVLTSPTRSNNELLDLANVYVRSSFTSVPGLVSPAPFGGNTRTVVIKVDPGLLRSHNLTPDQIVASLRDNNQNSPAGNVRIGDYNYVTPTNTTIKAIKNFGDIPLYRNGIQTVFLRDVATVEDGADITSSYALVNGKRSVYLPITKSSDASTWEVVQNLKKAIPRFQALLPEDVKLSYEFDQSVYVINAVKSLAEEGGIGAVLTGLMVLLFLGDRRGALIVIMTIPACIISGILFLYLFKQTINIMTLSGLSLAIGILVDESTVTIENIHQHFDMGKPKALAIWDACKEIAFPKLLILFCILAVFAPAFTMKGIPGALFLPLSLAIGFSMITSYLLAQTFVPVMANWLMKNDHEKKDFAREDEGSMEEEKEKTAQQATEEHHDHGKDGEHKETRFDKFRLWFLRRMDSMLPKRKWIVGIYVIVTVALAALMFTIIGRDVLPKVNSGTFQVRLRAPDGTRLERTEAITIRALQILERMVGKDKIAVTSSFVGQHPSQFSTSPIYLFMAGPQEAVMQVNLTEDFDGNLDDLKEQFRAYVKKELPTVKVSFEPIELTDKILSQGSPTPVEVAISSKNKKQNVAYAKKVLEKLKQIPYLRDVQIGQSYQYPAIDINIDRVRAAQLGVSMNDISRSLIASTSSSRFTEKNVWLDEKVGLSYNVQVEVPEYQMASTNDIREIPVMPNQPRPVLSDVADIKPDTTFGENDDIGAIPTLSVTANINKKDLGSAADDVQESLKSLGKLPRGLTIEPRGLTQTLTDTLGSLQTGLLVAIIVIYLMLTANFQSFKVSLVVLSTVPAVILGSLLLLKLTGATLNLQSYMGMIMSVGVSISNAVLLVTNAEELRKFNGDALKSAREAIALRLRPILMTSLAMLVGMIPMASGLGEGGDQTSPLGRAVIGGLLFSTFAAVVILPLVFAWVQGNTSTDSVSLDPEDRESKFYVPMYHGEDKDGHKPDNQDKHKQDGQHTGLIQNMQTEHK, encoded by the coding sequence ATGGGACTCATTAAAGGCGCATTACAAAGACCGATTACGGTATTGGTTCTCGTAGCCGGACTGTTCTTCTTTGGTATCAATGCCGTTCGTAGTATTAAGATTGATATCTTCCCTGACTTGAACCTGCCGGTTATTTATGTATCACACCCTTATGGTGGTTACACACCTAACCAAATGGAATCGTATTTCGGTAAGCAATATGTGAACTTGCTGTTGTATGTATCTGGGGTAAAAAGTATTGAAACACGTAATATACAAGGCTTAACGTTAATTAAGCTTACCTTTTACGAAGGTACCAACATGGCGCAGGCTGCTGCCGAAGTGACGGCATATACGAACCGTGCCCAAGCAATTTTTCCGCCTGGTACGCAACCGCCGTTTATTTTAAGGTTTGACGCTTCAACATTGCCAGTAGGTCAGTTAGTATTAACCAGCCCAACACGGAGCAATAACGAACTGCTGGATTTGGCTAACGTATATGTGCGTTCGTCATTTACTTCAGTACCCGGTCTGGTATCACCCGCACCGTTTGGAGGTAATACCCGTACTGTAGTGATCAAGGTAGATCCGGGCTTATTACGTTCGCACAACTTAACACCCGACCAGATTGTAGCTTCATTACGTGATAATAACCAGAACTCGCCGGCTGGTAACGTACGTATTGGCGATTATAACTATGTTACGCCAACTAATACGACTATAAAAGCTATTAAAAATTTTGGTGATATACCACTGTACCGTAATGGTATACAAACAGTGTTTTTACGCGATGTAGCAACGGTTGAAGATGGCGCTGATATTACCAGTAGCTATGCCTTGGTTAACGGCAAACGTTCTGTTTATCTGCCTATCACCAAATCATCTGATGCTTCCACTTGGGAAGTGGTACAAAATCTAAAAAAAGCTATTCCGCGCTTTCAGGCTTTATTACCCGAAGATGTAAAGCTTTCATATGAGTTTGACCAATCAGTTTATGTAATTAACGCCGTAAAAAGTTTGGCCGAAGAAGGGGGTATTGGTGCAGTACTAACTGGTTTGATGGTGTTGCTTTTCTTGGGCGACCGCCGGGGAGCTTTAATTGTAATCATGACCATCCCGGCCTGTATCATTTCAGGTATCCTGTTTTTATACCTATTTAAGCAGACGATCAATATCATGACGTTGAGTGGTTTGTCGCTAGCTATTGGTATCCTCGTGGATGAATCAACAGTGACGATTGAGAATATTCACCAGCATTTTGATATGGGTAAACCTAAAGCTTTAGCTATTTGGGATGCCTGTAAGGAGATTGCTTTTCCAAAATTGTTAATCCTGTTCTGTATTCTGGCGGTGTTTGCACCGGCCTTCACTATGAAAGGTATTCCCGGAGCATTGTTCTTACCATTATCATTAGCCATTGGTTTTTCCATGATTACTTCATACCTGCTGGCGCAAACCTTTGTGCCGGTAATGGCTAATTGGCTCATGAAAAACGACCATGAAAAGAAAGATTTTGCCCGCGAGGATGAAGGTAGCATGGAAGAAGAGAAGGAGAAAACCGCTCAACAGGCAACGGAAGAACATCATGACCATGGCAAAGATGGTGAACATAAAGAAACTCGTTTCGATAAGTTCCGTTTATGGTTTTTGCGCAGAATGGATAGTATGTTGCCTAAGCGTAAATGGATAGTAGGTATTTACGTAATAGTTACTGTAGCATTAGCCGCACTCATGTTTACTATTATTGGGCGTGACGTATTGCCGAAAGTAAACTCTGGTACCTTCCAGGTACGTTTACGTGCACCGGATGGCACCCGTTTGGAGCGTACAGAAGCAATTACCATACGAGCCCTACAAATTTTAGAGCGTATGGTAGGTAAGGATAAAATTGCCGTAACCTCATCTTTCGTTGGTCAGCATCCTTCACAGTTTTCTACCAGTCCAATTTACCTGTTTATGGCCGGCCCGCAAGAGGCAGTAATGCAAGTGAACTTAACTGAAGATTTTGATGGCAACTTAGACGATTTAAAAGAGCAGTTCAGAGCTTATGTAAAAAAAGAACTGCCTACGGTTAAAGTATCATTTGAGCCAATAGAACTGACAGATAAAATATTAAGTCAAGGATCGCCTACGCCGGTAGAAGTGGCTATATCGAGCAAAAACAAAAAGCAAAACGTTGCTTATGCTAAAAAGGTGCTGGAAAAGCTAAAGCAAATCCCTTACCTCCGGGATGTGCAAATTGGGCAATCTTACCAATACCCCGCTATTGATATTAATATTGATCGTGTACGTGCCGCACAGTTGGGCGTAAGTATGAATGATATTTCACGTTCTCTGATTGCCTCTACTTCATCATCACGTTTTACAGAAAAGAACGTATGGTTGGATGAAAAAGTGGGCTTGAGTTATAATGTGCAGGTTGAAGTTCCGGAATACCAAATGGCCAGCACAAATGATATTCGTGAAATCCCGGTTATGCCTAACCAGCCAAGGCCCGTGTTAAGCGATGTGGCTGACATTAAACCCGACACAACTTTTGGCGAAAATGATGATATTGGCGCTATACCTACCTTATCGGTAACTGCTAATATCAACAAAAAAGACTTGGGTTCGGCTGCCGATGATGTACAGGAGTCACTGAAATCATTGGGTAAATTACCGCGGGGACTGACTATCGAACCACGGGGTTTAACGCAGACTTTAACCGATACATTGGGTAGCTTACAAACCGGTTTGTTGGTAGCTATTATAGTAATCTATTTAATGCTTACTGCCAACTTCCAATCATTTAAAGTATCACTGGTGGTATTATCTACCGTGCCGGCAGTTATTTTAGGCTCCCTTTTATTGCTGAAGTTAACAGGTGCTACGCTAAACCTGCAATCATACATGGGTATGATTATGTCGGTAGGGGTATCTATCTCCAATGCGGTGCTATTAGTTACCAATGCTGAAGAATTGCGCAAGTTTAATGGCGATGCCTTAAAGTCAGCACGTGAGGCTATCGCTTTACGTTTACGTCCAATTCTAATGACCAGTTTGGCCATGTTGGTGGGTATGATTCCAATGGCATCGGGTCTGGGTGAGGGTGGTGATCAAACCTCTCCGCTGGGTCGTGCTGTAATTGGTGGTCTGTTATTTTCAACCTTTGCTGCTGTAGTCATATTACCGTTGGTGTTTGCCTGGGTACAAGGTAACACTTCAACTGATTCCGTATCGCTTGACCCTGAAGATAGAGAAAGTAAGTTTTATGTACCCATGTATCATGGAGAAGATAAAGACGGTCATAAACCTGATAATCAAGATAAACACAAGCAAGACGGCCAGCATACCGGTTTAATACAAAACATGCAAACAGAGCATAAATAA